The following proteins come from a genomic window of Amyelois transitella isolate CPQ chromosome 24, ilAmyTran1.1, whole genome shotgun sequence:
- the LOC106135812 gene encoding cilia- and flagella-associated protein 144-like, translated as MTEGKCTFGSRMPIDIHMLNEIISREVKHFRNYKIYRPNFGSIPVTGKFYAAHDQHKSESKEQEEKVDHYHKNVAQTRAKGPRSKYSAPATENQVYGWYFKPLVPMDRNDRRFYNPKKESSHTKVEIIILMNNPKKRA; from the exons ATGACAGAAGGAAAATGCACCTTCGGGTCCAGGATGCCGATAGACATACACATGCTGAACGAGATCATCAGCAGGGAGGTGAAGCACTTCCGGAACTACAAGATTTACAGACCCAACTTTGGCT CGATACCCGTGACCGGCAAGTTCTACGCAGCCCACGACCAGCACAAATCGGAGTCCAAAGAGCAGGAGGAGAAGGTGGACCATTACCACAAGAACGTGGCGCAGACCAGAGCGAAAGGCCCACGGAGCAAGTACTCGGCGCCGGCTACCGAGAACCAAGT GTACGGATGGTACTTCAAACCGCTAGTCCCCATGGACCGCAACGACCGCCGATTCTACAACCCCAAGAAGGAGAGCAGCCACACCAAAGTCGAGATCATAATCCTGATGAACAATCCGAAGAAACGGGCCTAA
- the LOC106135811 gene encoding coiled-coil domain-containing protein 103 has product MSEVEIYNYLLPNCCKRNYPSNKHQFAFSALGSHSIYFYWPIMDKPLGLDDISAMENQLRSSVEQDRHYWRVNDVKCDAIYTAKTYEEFADRVAAAHLRPLEKADYRSKKSGWNQYAVKEKESD; this is encoded by the exons ATGTCTGAAGTTGAgatttataattatcttttGCCAAATTGTTGTAAACGCAATTACCCTTCGAATAAACACCAGTTTGCATTCTCAGCATTGGGGTCGCACAGCAT ttattTTTACTGGCCAATAATGGACAAGCCCCTGGGTCTGGACGACATATCAGCGATGGAGAATCAGCTCAGGAGTTCCGTGGAGCAGGACCGTCACTACTGGAGGGTAAACGATGTGAAGTGCGATGCGATTTATACTGCGAAGACTTATGAGGAGTTCGC AGACCGGGTGGCTGCAGCACACTTGCGGCCTTTGGAGAAGGCTGACTACCGAAGCAAAAAGAGCGGTTGGAACCAGTATGCAGTCAAGGAAAAAGAGAGTGACTGA